In Persicimonas caeni, a single window of DNA contains:
- the ccoS gene encoding cbb3-type cytochrome oxidase assembly protein CcoS, giving the protein MAAAVTGFWWATRDGQFDDLETPAVRILLDDKNTDESKK; this is encoded by the coding sequence GTGGCGGCGGCGGTCACCGGGTTTTGGTGGGCGACGCGTGACGGCCAGTTCGACGATCTGGAAACGCCGGCCGTGCGCATTCTGCTCGACGACAAGAATACCGACGAATCTAAGAAGTGA
- a CDS encoding protoglobin domain-containing protein has translation MHFSKEIKDYMGFSGRDAECLNGLHPIVRPYFEEIVDHFYSSLKQNPRTKDVFTGPEQLERLGKSLHRWLDEVFTGPFDEEYFRKRQHVGRVHVDVGLQPQFMFGAMNIIRIDLTRAVFKEEERLEELQVNPRDCVESIERILDLELTIMTQAYWDKLMEMKLEIPSALAAGLAHEIRNPLNTMGLQLTLLDRRIRDVAKVDDTAEERISPIVDALRSELERIRTLTSEIMDFAKPIEVSPAWHDAGELLGELERVHGPTLETSQITFETELEGDAPIWCDIDRMRQVLVNLLTNAVEAIDDEGTIRVCVDNAEYGTTLTVEDSGEGMAPALKYRIFDLFFTTKAAGTGIGLPIIKKIVEAHGGSIDVSSQPGKGSKFSVFLPRPELRD, from the coding sequence ATGCATTTCTCGAAGGAAATCAAAGACTATATGGGCTTTAGCGGCCGGGACGCCGAGTGCCTCAACGGGCTGCACCCGATCGTGAGGCCGTACTTCGAGGAGATCGTCGATCACTTCTACAGCTCACTGAAGCAGAACCCGCGCACCAAAGACGTCTTCACCGGGCCCGAGCAACTCGAGCGGTTGGGCAAGAGCCTTCACCGTTGGCTCGACGAGGTGTTTACCGGGCCGTTCGACGAAGAGTATTTTCGCAAGCGTCAACATGTCGGGCGGGTGCACGTCGACGTCGGCCTGCAGCCGCAATTCATGTTCGGGGCGATGAATATCATTCGCATCGACCTGACGCGCGCGGTTTTCAAGGAGGAAGAGCGGCTCGAAGAGCTGCAGGTCAACCCGCGCGACTGCGTCGAGAGCATCGAGCGCATCCTCGACCTCGAGCTGACGATCATGACCCAGGCGTACTGGGACAAGCTCATGGAGATGAAGCTCGAGATTCCCTCGGCGCTCGCCGCCGGGTTGGCTCACGAGATTCGCAACCCGCTGAACACCATGGGGCTGCAGTTGACCTTATTGGACCGGCGCATTCGCGACGTCGCCAAGGTCGACGACACCGCCGAAGAGCGCATCTCGCCCATCGTCGACGCGCTGCGCTCGGAGCTCGAGCGCATTCGCACGCTGACCAGCGAGATCATGGACTTCGCCAAGCCGATCGAAGTCAGCCCCGCCTGGCATGACGCCGGCGAGCTGCTCGGTGAGCTCGAGCGGGTCCACGGCCCCACGTTGGAGACTTCTCAGATTACCTTCGAGACCGAACTCGAGGGCGACGCGCCCATCTGGTGCGACATCGACCGCATGCGCCAGGTGCTTGTGAACCTGCTGACCAACGCCGTCGAGGCCATCGACGACGAAGGCACCATCAGAGTGTGCGTCGACAACGCCGAGTACGGCACCACGTTGACCGTCGAGGATAGTGGCGAGGGCATGGCTCCCGCGCTCAAGTATCGCATCTTCGATTTGTTCTTTACGACCAAAGCGGCGGGGACCGGAATCGGCCTGCCGATCATCAAAAAGATTGTCGAAGCGCACGGCGGCTCGATCGACGTGTCTTCACAGCCTGGCAAGGGCTCGAAATTCTCCGTGTTTCTTCCACGGCCGGAGCTTCGAGACTGA
- a CDS encoding sigma-54-dependent transcriptional regulator, producing the protein MSSMTMHDETMNEMSADRGRILIVDDEQHAREALAVLLEEDGYDVRDAPDGFKALGVLRDWECDILVTDLRMPVMDGLTLIKKAREEFPELTCLVMTAFGSVENAVEAMKSGADDYLTKPLNFDAVEIVIDRALERTRMRRELDRLRNGVSLGGATTQMVGNSPPMQKLKGMIDQVATSRATVLITGESGTGKELVARLIHERSDRSEKPFVRLHCSALAETLLESELFGHEKGAFTGAASQRTGRFEEANGGTLFLDEIGEIPMATQVKLLRFLQEREFERVGGNQTISVDVRIIAATNRDLEQEVRDGNFREDLYYRLNVIHLNTPPLRVRRGDIAPLASHFVAKYARQNGKEIDEISPEVIEALSQYDWPGNVRELENTIERAVVLANGTRIEMSHLPDNFGQTSFAPNSEIRIPGSTLEDIERYAILKTYEAAGGSTSETAEVLDISVRKVQYKLKDYRGE; encoded by the coding sequence ATGTCCTCCATGACCATGCACGACGAAACGATGAACGAGATGAGCGCCGACCGTGGTCGGATCCTGATCGTCGACGACGAGCAGCACGCCCGCGAGGCGCTGGCTGTTTTGCTCGAGGAAGACGGCTATGACGTGCGCGACGCCCCCGACGGCTTCAAAGCCCTGGGAGTGCTGCGCGACTGGGAGTGCGACATCCTGGTGACCGACTTGCGTATGCCGGTCATGGATGGGCTCACGCTCATCAAGAAGGCGCGCGAGGAGTTCCCGGAGCTCACCTGCTTGGTCATGACCGCGTTCGGCAGCGTCGAGAACGCCGTCGAGGCGATGAAGTCGGGCGCCGACGATTACCTGACCAAGCCGCTGAACTTCGACGCGGTCGAAATCGTCATCGACCGAGCCTTGGAGCGCACCCGCATGCGCCGCGAGCTCGATCGTCTGCGCAACGGCGTGAGCCTGGGCGGGGCGACCACGCAGATGGTCGGCAACAGCCCTCCGATGCAGAAGCTCAAGGGCATGATCGACCAGGTCGCCACCTCGCGCGCCACGGTGCTCATCACCGGCGAGTCGGGTACCGGTAAAGAGCTCGTCGCTCGGTTGATTCACGAGCGCAGCGACCGCTCCGAGAAGCCGTTTGTGCGGCTTCACTGCTCGGCGCTGGCCGAGACGCTGCTCGAGAGTGAGCTGTTCGGACACGAGAAGGGCGCCTTCACCGGCGCGGCCAGTCAGCGCACCGGTCGCTTCGAGGAGGCCAACGGCGGCACGCTCTTCCTCGACGAGATCGGCGAGATTCCGATGGCCACTCAGGTCAAGCTGCTTCGCTTCCTGCAAGAGCGCGAGTTCGAGCGCGTCGGCGGCAACCAGACCATCTCGGTCGACGTGCGCATCATCGCCGCGACCAACCGCGACCTCGAGCAAGAGGTGCGCGACGGCAACTTCCGCGAGGACTTGTACTACCGCCTCAACGTCATCCACCTGAACACGCCGCCGTTGCGCGTGCGCCGCGGCGATATCGCGCCGTTGGCGAGTCACTTCGTGGCCAAGTATGCCCGGCAGAACGGCAAAGAGATCGACGAGATCTCTCCCGAGGTCATCGAGGCGCTGTCTCAGTACGACTGGCCGGGTAACGTGCGTGAGCTCGAGAACACCATCGAGCGCGCCGTGGTGCTGGCCAACGGAACGCGCATCGAGATGAGCCACCTGCCCGACAACTTCGGCCAGACGTCGTTCGCGCCCAACAGCGAGATTCGCATCCCCGGGTCGACCCTCGAGGATATCGAGCGCTACGCCATCTTGAAGACCTACGAGGCCGCCGGCGGCAGCACCAGCGAGACCGCCGAGGTGCTCGACATCAGCGTGCGCAAGGTGCAGTACAAGCTCAAAGATTACCGGGGTGAGTGA
- a CDS encoding cytochrome c/FTR1 family iron permease — protein MFHLLEQHVFSRFLAALILVCSVLFAATASAQTDDGHRLVGLLDYIGADYAAAVKDGEVINDFEFREMQELADDAQTFAKGSKQAPEELSKTLVELDALIERKASRAEVAQTALHARKLVVDSFEVALAPTQAPELTSGRELYEANCVQCHGADGRAQVPGVDQMEPTPTNFTDAGTRAVLSPYRVFNTTSFGIEGTPMRAFSELSASERWDIAFYVMSLAHGHQTEGSAAELPESFDASLATLASLSDRDLRGRLIEAGVAKEQVDAAVSYLRVEAPKAVEEGKADALAVAFSHIDRAESAFEGGDYKLARKEVLSAYLDGFEPVESRLSAIDGDLVAQTEAHFMTLRDALENEKAERAEAQFAALRASLDQAEAALGQGGGQAWTAAVASAVIILREGLEVVLLIGLLLGLLRRFGAPESRKFVHAGWAAALLAGGATWWVANELIAISGAGRELIEGIVGLLAAAVLFSVSYWFMSNLHGQKWLEFIKEKIAQKASGGQMFALFGLAFLAVYREAFETILFYQALLIEAEGSEGAVIAGMVGGGAVLAVVAVLILKAGKKLPIKPFFAVSGALLYALCIVLVGSGLHAFVEAGYLPVFSLPLPTVSWLGFYPEVITVTAQTLLIVAGVVWGVHTVKKTRAGAPA, from the coding sequence ATGTTCCATCTCCTCGAGCAGCACGTGTTCTCCCGGTTTCTTGCTGCGCTTATCTTGGTTTGCAGTGTCCTCTTCGCCGCGACTGCGTCGGCGCAGACCGATGACGGTCACCGACTCGTCGGGCTGCTCGACTATATCGGCGCGGACTACGCGGCTGCGGTCAAAGACGGCGAGGTCATCAACGACTTCGAGTTCCGCGAGATGCAGGAACTCGCGGACGACGCGCAGACCTTCGCCAAAGGCTCGAAGCAGGCCCCGGAAGAGCTCTCCAAGACCTTGGTCGAGCTCGACGCGCTCATCGAACGAAAGGCGAGTCGTGCCGAGGTCGCCCAGACGGCGCTGCACGCTCGGAAGCTCGTCGTCGATAGCTTCGAGGTGGCCCTCGCACCGACGCAGGCGCCGGAGCTGACGAGCGGGCGCGAGTTGTACGAGGCCAACTGCGTGCAGTGTCACGGCGCAGACGGGCGCGCCCAGGTGCCGGGCGTCGACCAGATGGAGCCCACGCCGACCAACTTCACCGACGCGGGCACGCGTGCGGTGCTCTCGCCGTACAGGGTGTTCAACACGACCAGCTTCGGCATCGAGGGCACGCCGATGCGCGCCTTCTCGGAGCTCTCTGCGAGCGAGCGCTGGGATATCGCCTTCTACGTGATGTCGCTGGCGCACGGACATCAAACGGAGGGCTCGGCCGCCGAGTTGCCCGAGAGCTTCGACGCCAGCTTGGCGACGTTGGCGTCGCTGTCGGACAGAGACCTGCGAGGCCGCTTGATCGAAGCAGGCGTCGCGAAAGAGCAGGTCGACGCGGCCGTGTCGTACCTGCGCGTCGAGGCTCCCAAGGCGGTTGAAGAGGGCAAGGCGGACGCGCTCGCGGTGGCGTTCTCGCACATCGATCGGGCCGAGAGTGCGTTCGAAGGGGGCGACTACAAGCTCGCCAGAAAGGAAGTCCTGTCGGCGTATCTCGACGGGTTCGAGCCCGTGGAGAGCAGGCTGTCGGCCATCGACGGCGACCTCGTCGCGCAGACCGAAGCGCACTTCATGACGCTTCGCGACGCGCTCGAAAACGAAAAGGCCGAGCGGGCCGAGGCGCAGTTCGCCGCGCTTCGCGCTTCGCTCGACCAGGCCGAGGCGGCGCTGGGGCAGGGCGGCGGCCAAGCGTGGACCGCGGCGGTAGCCAGCGCAGTCATCATCTTGCGCGAAGGTCTCGAGGTGGTGTTGCTGATCGGCTTGCTGCTCGGTTTGCTGCGCCGGTTCGGCGCTCCCGAATCGCGCAAATTCGTGCACGCGGGCTGGGCGGCTGCGCTGCTGGCCGGCGGCGCGACCTGGTGGGTCGCCAACGAGCTCATCGCGATTTCGGGCGCCGGGCGTGAACTCATCGAGGGAATCGTCGGGTTGCTGGCCGCGGCGGTGCTCTTCTCGGTCAGCTATTGGTTCATGTCGAACCTGCACGGCCAGAAGTGGCTGGAGTTCATCAAGGAGAAGATCGCGCAGAAGGCCAGCGGCGGGCAGATGTTCGCCTTGTTCGGGCTCGCTTTCCTGGCGGTCTATCGCGAGGCGTTCGAGACCATTTTGTTCTATCAGGCGCTGCTCATCGAGGCCGAGGGCAGCGAGGGCGCAGTGATCGCCGGCATGGTGGGCGGCGGCGCGGTCTTGGCGGTGGTCGCCGTCTTGATTTTGAAGGCCGGGAAGAAGTTACCCATCAAGCCGTTCTTTGCTGTGTCCGGGGCGCTGTTGTACGCGCTGTGCATCGTTCTGGTGGGCAGCGGGCTCCACGCGTTTGTCGAGGCAGGTTATCTGCCTGTGTTCTCGTTGCCCCTGCCGACCGTCTCGTGGCTCGGGTTCTATCCCGAGGTCATCACGGTGACGGCTCAGACGTTGTTGATCGTCGCCGGGGTGGTTTGGGGAGTTCACACGGTCAAAAAGACTCGGGCCGGAGCGCCCGCGTGA
- a CDS encoding CBS domain-containing protein has product MSSTDFFDKLFGDLETLPEIDPEDRIVVRDLMTAYVLAVDVDAALRTAKRAMEKHAIRHVPVVDCGRVIGMLSQRELASAAYIAHHFDADRDAYEEFIESPVRGFLKTRFSAERDVITIGADESIQRAVDLLVQNRLTALPVLGSRGDLVGILSYIDVLNGLRGLFERI; this is encoded by the coding sequence ATGTCATCGACAGATTTTTTCGACAAGTTATTCGGCGATCTAGAGACGCTGCCAGAGATCGATCCCGAAGACCGTATCGTCGTCAGGGATCTGATGACCGCCTACGTGTTGGCCGTCGACGTCGACGCGGCCCTGCGCACGGCCAAACGTGCGATGGAGAAGCACGCCATCCGTCACGTGCCGGTCGTCGACTGCGGGCGCGTCATCGGGATGCTCAGCCAACGTGAGCTCGCCTCGGCGGCGTATATCGCCCACCACTTCGACGCCGATCGCGACGCCTACGAGGAGTTCATCGAAAGCCCCGTGCGCGGCTTCCTCAAGACGCGTTTCAGCGCCGAGCGCGACGTGATCACCATCGGCGCCGACGAGTCGATCCAGCGGGCGGTCGATTTGCTCGTGCAGAACCGGCTCACCGCGCTGCCTGTGCTGGGCAGCCGCGGTGATTTGGTCGGCATCCTCAGCTATATCGATGTGCTGAACGGGCTTCGCGGACTCTTCGAGCGCATCTGA
- a CDS encoding beta propeller repeat protein, translating to MFRITALALALLLVACGPDGGDNNDPAEGWQDAFDASQSGWLLSVAGASSSEVYAAGGTPEEGRLWRYDGSTWAEDELPEGVPLLNWVHVFDDGTPIIAGNGGTVLRREGDAWVAEQTPTEQDLWGIWGASPDDVWAVGGNGRDEGAATVLRRGADGTWQAQTLPEMERPNVRAFFKVWGTGADNVYIVGQRGAVLRWDGQALEELLVGTSEDLISLWGTGPDNIVMVGGRSNGVVVRFDGTEWTHASLAPTPGLNGVWMDEAETAWVAGNAGTLGRLDTAELSLETQPIDTTLEMHAIFGTGDALFSVGGNFGMPMGPYEGVALQRAAGGEGSR from the coding sequence ATGTTCAGAATCACCGCGCTCGCCCTGGCTTTGCTGCTCGTCGCATGCGGGCCCGATGGCGGCGACAATAACGACCCAGCCGAGGGGTGGCAGGATGCATTCGACGCCAGTCAGTCCGGCTGGTTGTTGAGCGTAGCTGGCGCGTCTTCCTCGGAGGTCTACGCCGCGGGCGGAACTCCGGAGGAGGGCCGGCTCTGGCGCTACGACGGAAGCACTTGGGCCGAGGATGAACTCCCCGAGGGCGTCCCGCTCCTCAACTGGGTGCACGTGTTCGACGACGGCACCCCCATCATCGCCGGCAACGGCGGCACCGTGCTTCGCCGCGAAGGCGACGCGTGGGTCGCCGAGCAGACTCCGACCGAACAAGACCTGTGGGGTATTTGGGGCGCGAGCCCCGACGATGTGTGGGCCGTAGGCGGCAACGGGCGCGACGAAGGCGCCGCGACCGTGCTTCGGCGCGGGGCCGACGGCACCTGGCAAGCGCAGACGCTGCCCGAGATGGAGCGCCCCAACGTGCGCGCCTTCTTCAAGGTCTGGGGCACCGGGGCGGACAACGTCTACATTGTCGGCCAGCGCGGCGCGGTGCTCCGTTGGGACGGGCAGGCGCTCGAAGAGCTGCTCGTCGGCACGAGCGAAGATCTCATCTCGCTGTGGGGCACAGGCCCTGACAATATCGTGATGGTCGGGGGACGCTCGAACGGCGTCGTCGTTCGCTTCGACGGCACCGAATGGACGCACGCGTCGCTCGCGCCCACGCCGGGGCTCAACGGCGTGTGGATGGACGAGGCGGAGACGGCCTGGGTGGCCGGCAACGCCGGCACGCTCGGCCGACTCGATACGGCTGAGTTGAGCTTGGAGACCCAACCGATCGACACGACCCTCGAGATGCACGCCATTTTCGGCACGGGCGACGCGCTCTTTTCGGTCGGCGGGAACTTCGGCATGCCGATGGGGCCTTATGAAGGCGTGGCGCTGCAACGCGCGGCCGGCGGGGAGGGCTCGCGATGA
- a CDS encoding di-heme oxidoredictase family protein: MKTRLITTLLAIAAVLAGGCSGCDEPNDPPPKVATDIFAEMGEPMPSATDEQLEAFERGRAVALERHTVDTGLGPEFNTSFCASCHEQPTTGGSSPRYRNFLLTGTRLSDDSLVLFGKDGVQTQFRTEAPYRVATDERATLFATRNAIPFFGVGALAEIPEASILANSDPDDEDGDGISGRPNWDRGFVGRFGRKAQTVSIEGFIRGPLFNHLGLTSNPLPNARKAELPVPSDLETGMVVRSGSGFGLGVPFCPHCQAAAPEEPLFDSDDAADPELSEDELFDLVSFAMLLAAPAPDAPTEESERGEALFGEIGCAKCHVPALEGPRGLVMAYTDMLLHDMGDELADGLAQGVATGSEYRTQPLWGVAATEPYLHDGRADTLDEAIRWHGGEAKAVRERYEALAEDERAAIIAFLESLGGREQRSSGLLPPGQPVADVGEYGGPVHDLTGASAELYKRGREVFDRDMTLEAGLGPMFNGDSCRACHFEPTIGGAGPVGLNVTREGIIEGESGLFFTPEGGTLLHRLATDVHGRPAADPDANVVELRQTPPLYGLGLVDQIPEAAIEANADPDDMNGDGISGRVARLADGRVGRFGWKGDFPTLEDFVRDALSNEVGLTLADDEAFLAGVATDDDAVEDPEFGGEDYLALVFYTAMLGPPPQAASLDETQTEGERLFGQVGCDSCHVPELPTGSGEPVRLFSDLLLHDVAPEDYRGVEGVVAGTREFRTPPLWGISQTGPYMHDGLAGTLDEAIRRHAGEAAGVVERYELISDEERAALVEYLEAL; the protein is encoded by the coding sequence ATGAAGACTCGGCTGATCACGACTCTGTTGGCGATCGCGGCGGTGCTCGCGGGCGGCTGTAGCGGCTGCGACGAGCCCAACGATCCGCCCCCGAAGGTGGCGACCGATATCTTCGCCGAGATGGGCGAGCCGATGCCGTCGGCGACCGACGAGCAGCTCGAGGCCTTCGAGCGCGGCCGCGCCGTGGCGCTCGAGCGCCACACCGTGGACACCGGGTTGGGGCCGGAGTTCAATACCTCCTTTTGCGCGAGCTGCCACGAGCAGCCTACGACCGGCGGGTCGAGCCCGCGCTACCGCAATTTCCTGCTCACGGGCACGCGCTTGTCCGACGACTCGTTGGTGCTCTTCGGAAAGGACGGGGTGCAGACGCAGTTTCGCACCGAGGCGCCGTATCGCGTGGCCACCGACGAGCGGGCGACGCTCTTCGCCACGCGCAACGCCATTCCGTTCTTCGGCGTCGGCGCATTGGCCGAAATCCCCGAAGCGTCCATCCTGGCCAACTCCGACCCCGACGACGAGGACGGCGACGGCATCAGCGGCCGGCCCAACTGGGACCGCGGCTTTGTCGGCCGCTTTGGCCGAAAGGCGCAGACGGTCTCCATCGAGGGCTTCATTCGCGGGCCGCTCTTCAACCATCTGGGGCTGACGTCGAATCCGCTGCCGAACGCGCGCAAGGCAGAGTTGCCGGTGCCCAGCGACCTCGAGACTGGCATGGTCGTTCGGTCGGGCTCGGGCTTTGGGTTGGGCGTGCCTTTTTGCCCGCATTGTCAGGCCGCTGCGCCCGAGGAGCCGCTCTTCGACAGCGACGACGCGGCCGACCCGGAGCTCTCCGAAGACGAGCTCTTCGACCTGGTCTCCTTCGCGATGCTCTTGGCGGCCCCCGCGCCCGACGCGCCGACCGAGGAGAGTGAGCGCGGTGAAGCGCTCTTTGGTGAAATCGGCTGCGCGAAGTGCCACGTGCCGGCGCTCGAAGGCCCGCGTGGACTCGTGATGGCCTACACCGACATGCTCCTGCACGACATGGGCGACGAGCTCGCCGATGGGCTCGCGCAGGGCGTGGCGACCGGCTCGGAGTATCGCACGCAGCCCCTGTGGGGCGTGGCGGCCACCGAGCCGTACCTGCACGACGGCCGCGCCGACACCCTCGACGAGGCGATTCGGTGGCACGGCGGCGAGGCGAAGGCGGTGCGCGAGCGCTACGAGGCGCTGGCCGAGGACGAGCGGGCGGCGATCATCGCGTTTCTGGAGTCACTCGGAGGCCGCGAGCAGCGCTCCTCGGGGCTTCTGCCCCCCGGCCAGCCGGTCGCCGACGTGGGCGAGTACGGCGGGCCCGTGCACGACCTGACGGGCGCCTCGGCCGAGCTCTACAAGCGTGGGCGCGAGGTCTTCGACCGCGATATGACGCTCGAGGCCGGCCTCGGGCCGATGTTCAACGGCGATAGCTGCCGCGCGTGTCACTTCGAGCCGACCATTGGCGGGGCGGGGCCCGTGGGCTTGAACGTCACCCGCGAGGGGATCATCGAAGGTGAATCCGGGCTCTTCTTTACGCCCGAAGGCGGCACGCTCTTGCACCGTTTGGCGACCGACGTGCACGGCCGCCCGGCGGCGGACCCGGACGCCAACGTCGTCGAGCTGCGCCAGACGCCGCCGCTATACGGGCTGGGGCTCGTCGACCAGATCCCGGAGGCGGCGATCGAGGCGAACGCCGATCCCGACGATATGAACGGAGACGGCATCTCCGGCCGCGTCGCCCGACTCGCCGACGGCCGTGTGGGCCGCTTTGGCTGGAAGGGCGACTTTCCCACGCTCGAAGACTTCGTGCGCGACGCGCTCTCCAACGAGGTCGGGCTGACGCTCGCCGACGACGAGGCCTTCTTGGCCGGGGTGGCGACCGACGACGATGCTGTCGAAGACCCCGAATTCGGTGGCGAAGACTACCTGGCGCTCGTCTTCTACACCGCGATGCTCGGCCCGCCCCCGCAGGCCGCGTCCCTCGACGAGACGCAGACTGAGGGCGAGCGCCTCTTTGGGCAGGTCGGCTGCGACAGCTGTCACGTGCCCGAGTTGCCGACGGGGTCGGGCGAGCCGGTTCGGCTCTTCAGCGACCTGTTGCTGCACGACGTGGCACCCGAGGATTACCGCGGCGTCGAGGGCGTGGTCGCCGGGACGCGCGAGTTTCGCACGCCGCCGCTCTGGGGCATCTCGCAGACCGGCCCCTACATGCACGACGGACTCGCCGGCACGCTCGACGAGGCGATTCGACGCCACGCGGGCGAGGCGGCGGGCGTCGTCGAGCGCTACGAACTGATCAGTGACGAAGAGCGCGCCGCGCTCGTCGAATATTTGGAGGCGCTGTGA
- a CDS encoding DUF192 domain-containing protein has product MSCARTIVALLVALTLVACGDGQPPAPSCPPAEEPPAFGRACSADGECSGYLVCIDQACGWPEAMSGVEGQGTTTITFTRADETLTTYTAEVAAGDLARSRGLAERPCMQPGWGMLFVHPDEEELQYTVEAMRFPIDLVFADADGVVVAVASDLTPGAPGLISSGAPAKYAVELAAGEVEGRGIEVGDGLVVE; this is encoded by the coding sequence ATGAGCTGCGCTAGAACCATCGTCGCTTTGCTCGTCGCCCTCACGCTCGTAGCCTGCGGCGACGGACAACCTCCTGCGCCGAGTTGCCCACCCGCCGAAGAACCCCCAGCGTTCGGCCGCGCATGCTCGGCGGACGGCGAATGCTCGGGCTACCTCGTCTGCATCGACCAAGCGTGCGGCTGGCCCGAGGCGATGTCGGGTGTCGAGGGGCAGGGCACGACGACGATCACCTTCACACGCGCCGACGAAACACTCACCACCTACACCGCCGAAGTCGCCGCCGGCGACCTCGCCCGCTCACGCGGCCTGGCCGAGCGCCCCTGTATGCAGCCCGGCTGGGGCATGCTCTTCGTCCACCCCGACGAAGAGGAACTCCAATACACCGTCGAGGCGATGCGCTTCCCCATTGATCTGGTCTTCGCCGACGCCGACGGCGTCGTCGTGGCGGTCGCCTCCGACCTCACACCCGGCGCGCCGGGGCTGATTTCGTCGGGCGCGCCGGCGAAATATGCCGTCGAGTTGGCGGCCGGGGAGGTCGAGGGGCGTGGGATTGAGGTGGGGGATGGGTTGGTGGTGGAGTGA
- the tnpA gene encoding IS200/IS605 family transposase: MPFTRFRFHIVFATKGRAKWIDAEIEEFLYPVLISSAARNDGKIITLGGVEDHVHLIAAIKPKVAPSHFIDRTKSESSGAIRRNFRRRRNFKWQVGFGAFTLSALDYQDAVRYVEKQKEHHRRGITWSVFEEIMEEGFEEAA, from the coding sequence ATGCCATTCACCCGCTTTCGCTTTCATATTGTCTTCGCCACGAAAGGTCGCGCCAAATGGATCGACGCCGAGATCGAGGAATTCCTCTACCCGGTGCTCATCAGTTCGGCAGCTCGAAATGACGGAAAGATCATCACCCTTGGCGGCGTCGAAGACCACGTGCATCTCATCGCGGCAATCAAGCCCAAAGTTGCTCCGTCCCATTTCATCGATCGAACCAAGTCCGAGTCTTCCGGTGCGATTCGCCGCAACTTCCGTCGTCGCCGCAACTTCAAGTGGCAGGTCGGGTTCGGCGCCTTCACGTTGAGCGCGCTCGATTACCAAGACGCCGTTCGCTACGTAGAAAAGCAAAAGGAGCATCATCGACGAGGCATCACCTGGAGCGTGTTCGAGGAAATCATGGAGGAGGGATTTGAGGAGGCAGCCTAG